The Siansivirga zeaxanthinifaciens CC-SAMT-1 region GCCATCGTTGTTTCTCCTTTAATTGCCTTAATGAAAAACCAAGTAGATGCGATACGAGGTATTTCTAATGAAGAGGGTGTTGCGCACGTCTTGAATTCTTCACTCAATAAAACAGAAATTAAGCGAGTAAAAGAAGATATTGTAAACGGTGTAACTAAATTACTTTATGTAGCACCAGAATCGTTAACTAAAGAAGAAAATGTAGAGTTTTTACGTTCGGTTAAAATCTCGTTTATGGCCATTGATGAGGCCCACTGTATTAGTGAATGGGGTCATGATTTTAGACCCGAATACCGCAATTTAAAAACCATTATAGCGCGTATTGGCGATGATATTCCTATTATTGGTTTAACTGCCACTGCGACCCCGAAAGTACAAGAAGATATTATTAAAAACTTAGGTATTGCAGGTGCGACAACCTTTAAAGCCTCTTTTAATAGACCTAATTTATATTACGAAGTTCGACCGAAAACAAAACATGTTGATGTTGATATTATTAGGTTTATAAAACAAAATCAAGGAAAATCGGGTATTGTATATTGTTTAAGTAGAAAACGTGTTGAAGAACTGGCACAGGTACTACAAGTGAATGGTATCAAGGCAGTTCCTTATCATGCGGGATTAGACGCTAAATCCAGATCGAGCTACCAGGATCAATTTCTTATGGAAGATGTCGATGTTGTGGTTGCTACCATAGCCTTTGGTATGGGGATTGATAAACCAGATGTGCGTTTTGTTATTCATCATGACATCCCTAAAAGTATAGAAAGTTATTATCAGGAAACCGGTCGCGCTGGTCGCGATGGTGGTGAGGGGCATTGTTTGGCTTATTACTCTTATAAAGATATAGAGAAGTTAGAGAAGTTTATGTCTGGCAAACCTGTGGCCGAACAAGAAATAGGTCATGCCTTGTTGCAAGAAGTCGTAGCTTTTGCAGAAACCTCTATTTCGAGACGTAAATTTATTTTGCATTATTTTGGTGAAGAATTCGATAATGAAACCGGAGAAGGTGGCGATATGGATGATAATGTAAGACATCCTAAAAAGAAGCACGAAGCCCAAGACGATGTTAAAATTTTATTAGACATTATAGCCAGTACCAACGAAAAATACAAGTCTAAAGACCTTGTAAATGTTATAGTTGGTAAAGAAAACGCTCTTATAAATTCACACAAAACCAATGAACAAGCTTTTTTTGGTAAAGGAAAAGATAAAGATAATAAATACTGGATGGCCTTGTTGCGTCAAGTATTGGTTTCTGGGTATTTGAGAAAAGACATAGAAACCTATGGTGTTATTAAGTTAACCGAAAGCGGTAAAGATTTTATAGCCTCACCAACGTCTTTTATGATGACAGAAGACCATGTGTTTGATGGTGAGCAAGAAGATGGAACTATTGTGGCAGCTACTAAACCAGGAGCCACGGTAGCCGATGAGCTGTTAATGAGCTTGCTAAAAGATTTACGCAAGAAAAACGCAAAAAAATTAGGTGTACCACCTTTTGTTATTTTTCAAGACCCTTCATTAGAAGACATGGCTTTAAAATACCCTATAACTATGGCCGAACTGGCTAATGTTCATGGGGTTGGTGATGGTAAGGCAAAAAAATACGGCAAAGATTTTATCGAGCTTATTGCAAAATATGTTGAAGAAAACGATATTATTCGTCCGGATGATCTGGTTGTAAAATCTACAGGAACCAATTCTGCAAACAAATTATATATCATTCAAAACATAGACCGAAAGTTACCGCTGGATGATATCGCCTCTTCAAAAGGTATGGAAATGGCCGAGTTTATTAAAGAAATGGAAGCCATTGTGTATTCGGGTACAAAATTAAATATCGATTATTGGATTGATGAGATTTTAGATGAAGACCAACAGGAAGAAATTCACGATTACTTTATGGAAGCTGCTTCAGACAGCATTGTAAAAGCTATTGAAGAATTTGATGGTGATTATGATGATGAAGAATTACGTCTCTATCGTATTAAGTTTATTAGCGAGGTGGCTAACTAAATTGTTTTTACTTGCATGTTGTAGGTAATTTAAAAAATCGAAATGCAGTTTGAACCTCAATATTTTAGCGGAATATTAAAAGTCTTGATTTTGAATTTATTAATTTCTCTTTTGCCTATTTATTTCATAGAAGACAAGACTGTGATTTTTCTAATCTTTATCGTCGGATTTTTGACAATATTATTCTTAAAAAATAAAAAATGGATTAATAGAATAAAGGTTGACTCTAAAACTTCCAAAATCAATATCGAATATCCATTAAATTTGATCGGTCAAAAAAAAATAAATATTGACTTTTCAGAAATTTGCAAAGTTGTTTATTACGAATATATGTCTATAACGCCTGCTCACTTTAAGATTGAATTAAATGCCAAAACTTTTCGCTTCAATTGTGACGGAAATGAATCAGAAAAACTGAGTAAAATTTTTAAAGATAACGGAATAGAAATAAATTTTTATAATAAAAAAGTAGTTGGATTTAGATAAAAAACTACCTACAACAATGTATAAAAATAATTGCTCAATTTTGGGCTTAACCAAAGGTAGCTGCAAGTTTACTACGTCTGATTTTCCTGCGGAAAATCCTCGCACGTAAACCCTCAACTTTTCTTATACGAACCGTTGTATGCAACCCAAGGAAAAAATAAATGAATGGAATTTGACAAAAGTATACTCTCATTTTTACAACCTGAATTGCTTGATGAAATTCTTTCAGAATCAAGTCTTCAGGCATTTCCAAATGGAACTGAAATTTTGAAAGAAGAACAATATGTAAAATTACTACCAATAGTTGTTGACGGACTTGTAAAAGTTTATTCAAGATTTGACGAAAAGGAGTTATTACTCTACTATATAGAACCTGCACAAAGTTGTGTGATGTCATTTTATGCTGCACTTAAGAACACGCCAAGCAGAGTATTTGCAGAAACTGAAGAAGATTCAAAAATTCTATTAATTCCAGTTCAATATTTACCCAATTGGTTAAAAGAATATCCTAAATTCAATGAATTGTTTTACAACCAATTTAATTTAAGGTATTCAGAACTTCTTGATACAATTAGTCATTTGCTTTTGGACAAATTGGACAAGCGCTTATACAAACATTTAAGAAGAAAAACAGAATTAACAAATAAAAACTCAATTAAGATTAGTCATAGTCAATTAGCAAATGAATTAGGAACTGCTAGAGAAGTCATTTCAAGGATAATGAAAAAACTTGAAACAGATGGGATGGTTATTCAAAATTCAGGCACTATTACAATTACAGACAAGTAGTGACTTGAGTCACTGCATACCTAAATTTTATTTATGACATTTGTATTGTAATAACAAATTAAACTTTATGATTATGAAAAAAAATATGGGTTCAGCAGACAGAATTATCAGAATAATAATCGCTGCAATTATTGGAGTTCTTTATTTTACGGGTACAGTTTCAGGAACTTTAGGTGTAATACTTTTAATACTAGCAGGGGTGTTTGTATTGACCAGTTTCATTAGTTTTTGTCCACTATATGCACCATTTGGAATTAGCTCTTGTCCTATAAAGGAAAATAAATAAGTTAGCACACAACAATAGGTAAAGGCAATAGCGGTAAGGGTATATACTCGAGCCGTTTTGCGTTTAATTAGGTATATTATCTCCGCAAAAGCAGTTGGGTTTTAATCCGCTACTGCTTTTATACAAGACCTTAAGTCAAATAACTTTAAGAAACTTTCCGCTTTTAACTTTTCAACTTGAAACATAGTTTCATATCTTTGCAGCTTATTAAAAAAAAGAACAATGCAAGACGGATTATACGCAAAATTTAATACTAGTAAAGGAGCCATTCTTGTTGCTTTAGAGTATAAAAAAACACCAGGCACAGTAGGTAACTTTGTTGCTTTAGCAGAAGGTAATTTAGAAAATAAAGTAAAACCACAAGGCACGCCTTATTACAATGGTTTAAAATTTCATAGAGTTATTCCAGATTTTATGATTCAAGGGGGGTGTCCGCAAGGAACAGGTTCTGGAAATCCAGGTTACCAGTTTGATGATGAATTCCATCCAGAATTAAAGCACGATGGTCCAGGTGTTTTATCTATGGCCAATGCAGGTCCAGGTACGAATGGTAGTCAATTTTTTATTACCCATACAGAAACCGCATGGTTAGATAACAAACACACTGTTTTTGGTAAAGTTGTTGAAGGACAAGATGTTGTTGATGCAGTAGCACAAGGTGATGTTATTGAATCTTTAGAAATTATTCGCGTAGGTGCCGATGCCGAAGCTTATAATGCGGTTGAAGCTTTTAGAACTTTTGAAGGATCTCGTGAAAAGCGTTTGGCTGAAGCGAAGGCAGCAGCCGAAGCAGAATTAGATAAATTAGCTGCAGGTTTCGAGAAAACGGCAAGTGGGTTACGTTACCAAATCATTCAAAAAGGTTCTGGAGTTAAAGCAGAAAAAGGTAGACAAGTATCGGTACATTATAAAGGACAACTAAGTGATGGTACTGTTTTCGATTCATCATACAAAAGAAAACAACCTATCGATTTTCCAGTAGGCGTGGGGCAAGTAATTCCGGGTTGGGATGAAGGTATTCAGTTATTACACGTTGGAGATAAAGCCCGATTGGTTATTCCAAGTCATTTAGGATATGGTAGTCGTGGTGCTGGTGGTGTTATTCCTCCAGATGCTACACTTATTTTTGATGTTGAATTGGTAAGTGTTAAATAGGTTTTAAACACTTTATAAAAATAGAAAAAGCACCTTATTAAAGGTGCTTTTTCTATTTTATCGAATTTTACTCGTGTATGAGCGAATTTATTTACTTAGTAAAAAAATAGATTTTATTTTTGTTTTGTGGAAAGTGTTATAAAGAGTGAAATTTGTAAAGATGTCAAAAAAGAGTTGAATTATTCTTTCGGTAATGTCTATATTTTTTCAAATTTTGTGGTCTCTGAAATTAACGAAGGCGTTAATTTTAATTGGCATGACCATGGAGAAAAAATAGTTGAGGATGTTACCTATTATTTGGGTAACGACGGAAGTGAAATTATCTACATCTCTAACCGTGTTAATGATTATTCTGTAGTTGCTACCGATTGGTTAAAATACTTCAGTTCATCTTA contains the following coding sequences:
- a CDS encoding peptidylprolyl isomerase, yielding MQDGLYAKFNTSKGAILVALEYKKTPGTVGNFVALAEGNLENKVKPQGTPYYNGLKFHRVIPDFMIQGGCPQGTGSGNPGYQFDDEFHPELKHDGPGVLSMANAGPGTNGSQFFITHTETAWLDNKHTVFGKVVEGQDVVDAVAQGDVIESLEIIRVGADAEAYNAVEAFRTFEGSREKRLAEAKAAAEAELDKLAAGFEKTASGLRYQIIQKGSGVKAEKGRQVSVHYKGQLSDGTVFDSSYKRKQPIDFPVGVGQVIPGWDEGIQLLHVGDKARLVIPSHLGYGSRGAGGVIPPDATLIFDVELVSVK
- a CDS encoding RecQ family ATP-dependent DNA helicase — translated: MSIAKSDLHSALKKYFGFSKFKGLQEAVVESILSKKHTFVIMPTGGGKSLCYQLPALMQEGTAIVVSPLIALMKNQVDAIRGISNEEGVAHVLNSSLNKTEIKRVKEDIVNGVTKLLYVAPESLTKEENVEFLRSVKISFMAIDEAHCISEWGHDFRPEYRNLKTIIARIGDDIPIIGLTATATPKVQEDIIKNLGIAGATTFKASFNRPNLYYEVRPKTKHVDVDIIRFIKQNQGKSGIVYCLSRKRVEELAQVLQVNGIKAVPYHAGLDAKSRSSYQDQFLMEDVDVVVATIAFGMGIDKPDVRFVIHHDIPKSIESYYQETGRAGRDGGEGHCLAYYSYKDIEKLEKFMSGKPVAEQEIGHALLQEVVAFAETSISRRKFILHYFGEEFDNETGEGGDMDDNVRHPKKKHEAQDDVKILLDIIASTNEKYKSKDLVNVIVGKENALINSHKTNEQAFFGKGKDKDNKYWMALLRQVLVSGYLRKDIETYGVIKLTESGKDFIASPTSFMMTEDHVFDGEQEDGTIVAATKPGATVADELLMSLLKDLRKKNAKKLGVPPFVIFQDPSLEDMALKYPITMAELANVHGVGDGKAKKYGKDFIELIAKYVEENDIIRPDDLVVKSTGTNSANKLYIIQNIDRKLPLDDIASSKGMEMAEFIKEMEAIVYSGTKLNIDYWIDEILDEDQQEEIHDYFMEAASDSIVKAIEEFDGDYDDEELRLYRIKFISEVAN
- a CDS encoding Crp/Fnr family transcriptional regulator, whose protein sequence is MEFDKSILSFLQPELLDEILSESSLQAFPNGTEILKEEQYVKLLPIVVDGLVKVYSRFDEKELLLYYIEPAQSCVMSFYAALKNTPSRVFAETEEDSKILLIPVQYLPNWLKEYPKFNELFYNQFNLRYSELLDTISHLLLDKLDKRLYKHLRRKTELTNKNSIKISHSQLANELGTAREVISRIMKKLETDGMVIQNSGTITITDK
- a CDS encoding YgaP family membrane protein is translated as MKKNMGSADRIIRIIIAAIIGVLYFTGTVSGTLGVILLILAGVFVLTSFISFCPLYAPFGISSCPIKENK